One segment of Paenibacillus sp. FSL R7-0337 DNA contains the following:
- a CDS encoding LysR family transcriptional regulator: protein MLNNYKYFLALAEELNISNAAKRLYISHQSLSKYLKGLEEKHGVAFFERKPKITLTAAGKIMQNTLRQIELLDQNMENQLTDLKEDKSGTIHFGITEGRYPIIVPKLLKEFYDLHPKVELNIHRKTSPQMQEMVMNNSLDLFLSGVDNIVTSHVKYETILHEQMYIVISDNLLKQYFSDQYPGCIDTFTKGADLRLFQHVPFVLNKKNFNSRILLDKHLSELGISLNCINELTQPDIHHLLCAEDYAASFCLTMYLSGIDGLNESGNTNSHLHVFPISDFAYFNPLALIYHRNKIFPSYTEDLKKIVKRYCNPASYLQQS from the coding sequence ATGCTCAATAACTATAAATACTTTCTCGCTCTGGCCGAAGAGCTGAACATTTCAAATGCAGCCAAACGTCTCTATATTTCCCACCAATCCTTAAGCAAATACTTAAAAGGCCTGGAAGAGAAGCACGGTGTTGCTTTTTTTGAGAGGAAGCCCAAAATAACTTTAACAGCCGCTGGGAAAATCATGCAGAACACCTTGCGTCAGATTGAGCTTCTGGATCAAAATATGGAGAATCAGCTCACGGACCTCAAGGAGGATAAATCGGGTACCATCCACTTCGGCATCACTGAAGGACGCTATCCCATTATTGTTCCGAAACTGTTAAAAGAGTTCTACGATCTTCATCCCAAGGTCGAGTTAAATATTCATCGAAAGACTTCACCGCAGATGCAGGAGATGGTAATGAACAATTCGTTGGATCTGTTTCTGTCTGGTGTTGATAATATTGTTACTTCTCATGTGAAGTACGAGACCATTCTCCATGAGCAAATGTACATTGTGATCTCGGACAATTTGCTGAAGCAGTATTTTTCGGATCAATATCCGGGTTGTATCGATACGTTTACCAAGGGTGCCGACCTTAGACTGTTCCAGCATGTGCCGTTTGTGCTGAATAAGAAAAACTTCAATTCCCGTATTCTGCTGGACAAGCATCTGTCTGAACTGGGGATTTCACTCAACTGCATTAATGAACTGACTCAGCCTGACATCCATCATCTGTTGTGTGCCGAAGACTATGCAGCCAGCTTCTGTCTGACGATGTATCTCAGCGGAATCGACGGGCTTAATGAGTCGGGTAATACGAACTCCCATCTTCATGTGTTCCCTATTTCGGACTTTGCTTACTTTAACCCGCTGGCGCTGATTTATCATCGAAATAAAATTTTCCCGTCCTATACGGAGGACTTAAAAAAAATCGTAAAACGCTACTGTAACCCAGCTTCGTATCTCCAGCAGTCGTAA
- a CDS encoding DJ-1 family glyoxalase III has protein sequence MSKVAVILAEGFEESETLTIVDILRRAQIECHMFSTAGGLIRGSHDIVVKADAIISDDVKSYDMIVLPGGMPGAANLRDDDRVIRLLQEMNEAGKFVGAICAAPLALGKAGVLENRNFTAYAGYEDKIETSGTFKEEVVVIDGNLITSRGPATSYAFAYALVDALGGDSMAVKNRMVYFNAFDAE, from the coding sequence GTGAGCAAAGTTGCAGTTATACTGGCAGAAGGATTTGAAGAGAGTGAAACACTGACCATTGTGGATATTTTGAGACGGGCGCAGATCGAGTGCCATATGTTCAGTACAGCAGGTGGACTCATTCGCGGCAGTCACGACATTGTAGTCAAAGCAGATGCAATTATTAGTGACGATGTTAAAAGCTATGACATGATCGTACTGCCCGGAGGCATGCCGGGAGCGGCTAATCTTCGTGATGACGACCGGGTCATCAGACTGCTTCAAGAGATGAATGAAGCGGGGAAATTTGTAGGAGCCATATGTGCAGCTCCTCTTGCACTAGGCAAAGCAGGGGTGCTTGAGAATAGGAATTTCACCGCTTATGCCGGTTATGAGGACAAGATTGAAACGAGCGGCACCTTTAAGGAAGAAGTTGTTGTCATTGACGGGAACCTGATCACAAGCCGGGGACCGGCAACCTCGTATGCATTCGCTTATGCACTGGTAGATGCACTAGGTGGAGATAGTATGGCTGTCAAAAACCGCATGGTATATTTCAATGCATTTGATGCTGAATAG
- a CDS encoding DJ-1 family glyoxalase III, producing the protein MSKIAVLMAEGYEEGETLTIVDILRRAGLTCDTFFFGDKLVKGMHGIYVEGDKPFGEEVKAYDMVVLPGGRPGGQNLKENPEVIAMVQDFNRNNKYIAAMCSGTVVLSDAKVIEGKEVTGYVGYAEKLIGGIFKDQVVVADQNLVTSQGPATPYPFAYKIAEIFGKDTSTLREKMLYHLAGGK; encoded by the coding sequence ATGAGTAAAATAGCAGTACTGATGGCTGAGGGTTATGAAGAAGGCGAAACATTAACCATTGTAGATATCTTGAGAAGAGCCGGACTGACCTGTGATACATTCTTTTTCGGCGACAAGCTGGTTAAGGGCATGCACGGCATTTATGTGGAGGGTGACAAGCCTTTTGGCGAAGAAGTTAAAGCGTACGACATGGTTGTTCTGCCGGGCGGCCGGCCAGGCGGACAGAATCTGAAAGAGAATCCGGAAGTTATTGCAATGGTGCAAGACTTCAACCGGAACAACAAATACATTGCTGCAATGTGCTCGGGAACCGTTGTCTTATCCGACGCTAAAGTCATTGAAGGCAAAGAGGTAACTGGATATGTAGGCTATGCGGAAAAGTTGATTGGCGGTATTTTCAAAGACCAGGTTGTTGTAGCAGATCAGAATCTTGTTACGAGCCAGGGGCCGGCAACGCCTTATCCGTTCGCTTATAAGATTGCAGAAATCTTCGGTAAGGATACTTCAACTCTACGTGAGAAGATGTTATACCATCTGGCCGGGGGCAAGTAA
- a CDS encoding glucose PTS transporter subunit IIA codes for MTTEDLAKEIIANIGQDNITYATHCATRLRFNVKDESQVNLKALDRLEGVLRAQFNSGQLQIIIGAKVKIVFDAVSERLNLENLDIEVKSVKQKKNVISRVVETIAGIFGPVIPVLIGCGMVKSVLAILTTMKLLETTSGAYVTFNLISDLIFYFFPFFLAVSAAKKFRTNEYLAVALAGAYMYPTIMEGAAKAAETGITSLSFFGLPLLLVNYKSTIIPVILSVWVMSYVYRFVDKRIPDMFKILFVPMLVLFIMVPLGLIAIGPLGTYIGKGVAEVVTYLYTVNGVIGSFLFGTFRPILIIFGMHYAITPINSQLIAEYGYSVISPANLTGNLAQAGACLGVFLLLKHKASKSSALSSGVTALFGITEPAIFGFNLKYKRPFICAMLAGGIGAAYINFWGGGATALILPGILALPTYIADSYIHIIIGISISITLAMGAVLIWGIEEDIPATANAASGTPATPVSPVTSGTARPAGPLMICSPINGTIKDISAIDDPIFALGSGAAVESVDGKVYAPFNGKVVSLFPTRHAIGLMSDEGVEMLVHVGINTVKLKGKHFTAHVQQDQIIRQGDVLLEYDVEAIRAAGYDTVVPIIISNTFDYQGVEQVAAGHVAPTQHLLRIQV; via the coding sequence ATGACAACAGAAGATTTGGCAAAAGAGATTATTGCCAACATAGGTCAGGATAATATTACGTATGCCACCCATTGTGCGACAAGATTGAGATTCAATGTGAAAGATGAATCTCAGGTCAATTTGAAAGCGCTTGATCGATTGGAAGGTGTGCTCAGAGCCCAGTTCAACAGCGGACAGCTGCAAATCATAATTGGTGCCAAAGTCAAAATCGTATTCGATGCAGTTAGTGAACGACTCAATCTGGAGAATTTAGATATTGAAGTCAAGAGTGTGAAGCAGAAAAAGAATGTGATATCACGGGTTGTAGAGACGATTGCAGGTATATTCGGGCCTGTAATTCCAGTATTGATCGGATGCGGGATGGTTAAGTCTGTACTGGCCATTCTGACTACCATGAAGCTCTTGGAGACAACAAGCGGCGCGTATGTAACATTTAACCTGATTAGTGATCTGATCTTCTACTTCTTCCCCTTCTTCCTTGCGGTTAGTGCAGCCAAGAAATTCAGAACAAACGAATATCTGGCGGTTGCTCTCGCAGGAGCGTATATGTACCCTACTATTATGGAGGGTGCGGCCAAAGCAGCGGAGACAGGAATTACCAGCTTGAGCTTTTTCGGGCTTCCATTGCTGCTGGTGAATTATAAATCTACCATTATTCCGGTCATCCTCTCAGTATGGGTAATGAGTTATGTATACCGATTCGTAGATAAACGTATCCCGGATATGTTCAAAATTCTATTCGTACCCATGCTTGTGCTATTCATTATGGTTCCCCTGGGACTGATTGCCATCGGGCCGCTTGGAACCTACATCGGCAAGGGTGTAGCCGAAGTTGTTACCTATTTGTATACCGTGAATGGTGTCATAGGCTCCTTCTTGTTCGGAACCTTCAGACCGATTCTGATTATCTTCGGCATGCACTATGCGATTACACCTATCAACAGCCAGCTAATTGCGGAGTACGGCTATTCCGTAATTTCTCCGGCGAATCTGACAGGGAATCTGGCTCAAGCCGGGGCTTGTCTTGGGGTATTCCTTTTATTGAAACATAAAGCCAGCAAGTCAAGTGCATTATCCAGCGGTGTAACCGCATTGTTTGGAATCACGGAGCCGGCGATCTTCGGATTCAATCTGAAGTACAAAAGACCCTTTATCTGTGCGATGTTAGCCGGTGGTATTGGAGCCGCTTATATCAACTTCTGGGGCGGCGGTGCTACCGCCTTAATCTTGCCGGGCATCCTGGCATTGCCAACGTATATTGCGGACAGCTACATTCACATCATAATTGGTATTTCAATCAGTATTACTCTTGCTATGGGTGCTGTGCTGATCTGGGGCATAGAAGAGGATATACCGGCAACCGCCAATGCAGCTTCCGGGACTCCTGCCACACCGGTTAGTCCTGTGACCAGCGGAACTGCCCGTCCGGCAGGCCCCCTTATGATCTGCTCCCCTATTAATGGAACAATCAAAGATATCTCAGCAATTGACGATCCGATCTTTGCTCTGGGCAGCGGAGCGGCCGTTGAATCCGTGGATGGAAAGGTATATGCCCCGTTTAACGGAAAGGTTGTATCCTTATTTCCAACCCGTCATGCGATCGGTCTAATGTCCGATGAAGGTGTTGAGATGCTGGTACATGTCGGAATCAATACGGTCAAACTGAAAGGCAAGCACTTTACTGCACATGTGCAGCAGGATCAGATTATCCGGCAGGGTGATGTGCTGCTGGAATATGATGTGGAAGCGATCCGGGCAGCCGGATATGATACCGTCGTTCCCATTATTATCTCTAATACATTTGATTATCAAGGTGTAGAACAGGTTGCTGCCGGTCATGTTGCCCCGACTCAGCACCTGCTGCGCATTCAAGTCTGA
- a CDS encoding 6-phospho-beta-glucosidase gives MSKLAEDFLWGGAVAANQVEGGWNRRGKGVSVADVMTAAAHGVERRITDGIEENVYYPSHEASDLYSRYKEDIKLFHEMGFKCFRTSIAWTRIFPNGDEAEPNEEGLQFYDDLFDTCLAYGIQPVVTISHFEMPYHLVTEYGGWRNRKLIDFYLSYCQAIYTRYCTKVKYWMTFNEINMIVRKPWKPGGIKWAEGENKLQTMYQAAYYMLVASARAVKLGKEINPGFVIGGMFLHPTSYAATCDPDDVLAHVKKLQQAYFLLDVHVRGKYPPAYYAFLKQHHLEIQTEPEDARILTEGTVDYIGFSYYSSSVVMANPTYQDKSEGNEISGYKNPLLPASDWGWQIDPVGLRITLNLLYDKYQIPLFIVENGLGAVDTLDQDGSVHDPYRIDYLRRHVDEMKKAILEDGVEVIGYTPWGCIDLVSAGTGEMKKRYGLIYVDKDNDGKGTLRRVRKDSFYWYKDCIASHGENL, from the coding sequence ATGAGCAAGTTAGCAGAAGACTTCCTATGGGGAGGCGCTGTAGCAGCCAATCAGGTTGAAGGGGGCTGGAACCGGCGCGGCAAGGGTGTCAGTGTTGCAGATGTAATGACAGCAGCTGCCCATGGTGTGGAGCGGAGAATTACCGATGGAATTGAAGAGAATGTGTACTACCCCAGTCATGAGGCAAGTGATTTATATTCCCGCTATAAGGAAGATATCAAGCTGTTCCATGAGATGGGGTTCAAATGCTTCAGAACCAGTATCGCCTGGACCCGGATCTTCCCGAACGGGGATGAAGCAGAGCCGAATGAGGAAGGGCTGCAGTTCTATGATGACCTGTTCGATACTTGCCTAGCCTACGGAATTCAGCCGGTAGTCACTATCTCGCACTTCGAGATGCCATATCATCTGGTGACGGAATACGGAGGATGGCGCAATCGCAAATTGATTGATTTCTACTTGAGTTACTGCCAAGCCATCTATACCAGATACTGCACCAAGGTCAAGTATTGGATGACTTTCAATGAAATCAACATGATTGTGCGGAAGCCCTGGAAGCCAGGTGGTATCAAATGGGCTGAAGGGGAGAATAAGCTGCAGACAATGTACCAGGCAGCATATTATATGCTGGTAGCCAGTGCCAGGGCTGTCAAGCTGGGAAAAGAAATCAATCCCGGGTTCGTAATAGGCGGTATGTTCCTTCATCCAACGTCTTACGCTGCGACCTGTGATCCTGATGATGTGTTGGCTCATGTCAAAAAGCTTCAACAAGCCTACTTTCTGCTTGATGTTCATGTCAGAGGGAAGTACCCGCCGGCGTACTATGCCTTCCTGAAGCAGCATCATCTGGAAATCCAGACAGAGCCGGAGGATGCAAGGATTCTAACTGAAGGAACTGTAGACTATATCGGCTTCAGCTATTATTCCAGCTCCGTTGTGATGGCTAATCCCACATACCAGGACAAGAGCGAGGGAAATGAGATCAGCGGGTACAAGAATCCGCTGCTGCCGGCCAGTGATTGGGGTTGGCAGATTGATCCGGTCGGCCTAAGAATTACGCTGAACTTGCTGTATGACAAGTACCAAATACCACTTTTTATAGTAGAGAATGGGCTCGGGGCCGTTGACACACTTGATCAGGATGGCTCAGTGCATGATCCATACCGAATTGACTATCTCAGGCGTCATGTGGATGAGATGAAAAAAGCCATTCTGGAAGATGGGGTAGAAGTGATTGGCTACACTCCATGGGGATGCATTGATTTGGTCAGTGCCGGAACAGGTGAAATGAAGAAGAGATACGGCTTGATCTACGTTGATAAAGACAATGATGGCAAAGGCACCTTAAGAAGGGTCAGAAAAGATTCGTTCTACTGGTATAAGGACTGTATCGCCAGTCATGGTGAGAATCTGTAG
- a CDS encoding MBL fold metallo-hydrolase codes for MEATYDLFTIKTQCMNFLNYAYLGIDKTSRKAFVVDPSWDVSQMIRILDSHEATVTAVLLTHSHFDHTNMVKKLELLYRPTVYISKTEADYYKYRCNRLRTVEDMDLIRIGDSRITCLVTPGHTQGSVCYWGQDHLFSGDTVFIEGCGLCDSSGGSAEDMFNSIHRLIRLIPPSTRVYPGHSFGDPPGKEMSYLYKNNLYFQIDDINHFVKFRNRKNNARLLDFK; via the coding sequence ATGGAAGCAACCTATGATCTGTTTACGATCAAAACACAATGTATGAATTTCCTGAACTACGCTTATCTCGGTATTGACAAGACCTCCCGCAAAGCTTTTGTGGTTGATCCGTCTTGGGATGTATCACAGATGATCCGTATTCTGGATTCGCATGAGGCCACAGTCACGGCTGTTCTGCTGACCCACTCTCATTTTGATCATACCAATATGGTGAAGAAGCTTGAACTGCTCTATCGTCCTACTGTCTACATCTCCAAAACCGAGGCCGATTACTATAAATACCGCTGCAACAGGCTCCGCACCGTCGAGGATATGGACCTCATTCGTATCGGTGATTCACGAATCACCTGTCTTGTGACGCCCGGACATACGCAGGGAAGTGTCTGTTACTGGGGGCAGGACCATCTGTTCTCCGGGGATACGGTATTTATTGAAGGCTGCGGCTTATGTGACAGTAGCGGAGGCTCGGCAGAGGATATGTTCAACAGCATCCACCGGCTCATCCGGCTGATTCCTCCCAGCACCCGGGTATACCCGGGACATTCCTTCGGCGATCCGCCAGGCAAAGAGATGAGCTATCTCTACAAAAATAATCTGTATTTCCAGATTGATGATATCAATCATTTTGTGAAATTCAGGAACCGTAAGAATAATGCCAGACTGCTTGATTTCAAATAA
- a CDS encoding acyltransferase domain-containing protein has protein sequence MHSEIVFMFSGQGSQYNKMGLELFGKQPVFRQSMNAWTGLFIS, from the coding sequence ATGCACAGCGAAATCGTGTTTATGTTCTCGGGGCAAGGCTCGCAATATAATAAGATGGGGCTTGAATTGTTCGGGAAGCAGCCGGTATTCCGGCAATCGATGAACGCCTGGACCGGATTGTTCATCAGCTGA
- a CDS encoding acyltransferase domain-containing protein: MIEELYQNSRGKGASFENIVYSHPAIFMVQYALAETLEAEGITPRYTLGVSLGEYVALAVAKVLTPEQVLELIVTQVRLLEDTCDNGAMIAVLDHVQLYHWNAKLHTRSELIAVNFDSHFTIACSSGHTAEIQQFLREQGVASLKLPVNYAFHSAFIDELEKPYRTYMQKFDYKKPARGVTLVSAMTGGKVHTVDESFLWMW, translated from the coding sequence GTGATCGAAGAACTGTATCAGAACTCACGAGGTAAGGGCGCCAGCTTCGAAAATATTGTCTATTCCCACCCTGCAATCTTCATGGTGCAATACGCATTGGCGGAGACTCTGGAAGCTGAGGGAATAACCCCGCGCTACACGCTGGGAGTCAGTCTCGGGGAGTATGTGGCATTGGCGGTGGCCAAGGTACTGACGCCTGAACAGGTGCTGGAGCTGATTGTTACGCAAGTACGGCTACTCGAGGATACCTGCGACAACGGCGCGATGATTGCTGTTCTAGATCATGTGCAGCTCTATCACTGGAACGCGAAGCTTCACACCCGCTCCGAGCTGATCGCAGTTAACTTCGACAGTCACTTCACCATCGCTTGCAGTAGCGGGCATACCGCCGAAATCCAGCAGTTCCTCAGAGAACAGGGCGTAGCCAGCCTGAAGCTGCCTGTGAACTACGCCTTTCATTCCGCATTCATCGATGAACTGGAAAAGCCTTACCGTACATATATGCAAAAGTTCGATTACAAGAAGCCTGCTCGGGGAGTGACACTGGTATCGGCCATGACCGGGGGGAAGGTGCATACGGTGGATGAATCCTTCCTGTGGATGTGGTGA